CTGACTGACAAGTATCGTTTCTTCCGCCAATTTTCCGAGGAAAAGTTTTACTAAACTCTTCGGGATTCTGAAAAGAGTCGGGCCAATTTGTTTGCAGACTTCGGTCATTCTTGCAGGAACCGGGGCCACGAGATTGTAAATTCCGCTTGAGGCTGAATTCTTGATGAGGAAATAAATTGCGTTGATTTCGTCTTCATAATGAATCCATGGCATCCACTGTCTCCCCGAGCCGAGCATCGTTCCGGTGTGATATTTGTAGGACGAAGCGAGTTTTGGAAAAGCTCCACCACCCGAAGAAAGCACGACGCCGCTTCTGATTATGACGCACCTTACTCCTGAGGTTTCGACAGCTGCAGTCGACTTTTCCCATTCCCTCGCGACTTCTGGAAGAAAGCCACTCCCGCCCTCTGAATTCTCCGTCAGAATTTCCTCTCCGCGTGTACCATAATATCCTACGGCCGATGCCTGAATTAAGACCTGCGGCGGGTTCTTCATCAGACGGATGAGTTCACTGATTAATTGCCCGCCTTTCACTCGGCTGTCCTTTATCTTTTTCCGTTTATTTTTTGTCCAGATAGAAGAGCCGATGTTTTCTCCCGCCAAGTTTACGATTGCATCGGAATTGTCCAGCTCTTTCAAGAGGCCGTTCATGTTGTTGAATGACCACTCGATCGCTTCGAGTCTGTTTCCTAATAAAGACCTAGCACGGCCCGGATTGCGAGAGAGTGCGATTACTCGGTTGTTTTCCTCAATAAGGAAATCGATAAGGCCTTTCCCAATAAAACCGGTCGCTCCGGTGACTGCAATTTTCATTCTGTGTGAAAATATAACATGCGTCTGACAGAGAAAGTACGGTAATCTTAGGCTCCTATTTGACTGTCAATCAACCTGAACCGTTTCGTCGCGCGCTATTTGACTTGTGGTTGTGTTCCTAGTGAGTGGCGGAAGTATCTTTTTCCCGGCCTGATCGTCTATTCTGAGGCGTGTAAATCCAAAACAGAATTTTAAACTTTAGAAGATGTAGGAATGTCAAACAGTAGTATGTCTGTACCAAGATTGTCTTTAGTTTTTACATTCGCTCTATTCTGCTTTGCGTCGTCATCAACTGCAATTGCTCAGAATTATTCAATACGAGGCAGGGTAATTGATGAGAACATGTCAGCTTTGCCCGGAGTTTTGGTCCGTTTGATCGGGTTGTCGGATTCTGCTAAGTCCTATGCGGCTTCCACAGATTTGGATGGCACTTTTGCGTTCAAAAATATTTCGCGACAATCTTATCGACTTGACTTATCGGCAGTCGGCAGGAAAAATTTCTCAACGGTCATCAAAGTGGTTGACAGAAATATCGACATCGGGGACTTGTCAATGAAAGAGTCTGCGATTCCAATGCACGGCGTCACGGTGGAGGGCCGTGTCCCGTCGGCGATACAAAACGGGGACACGACGGAATTCCAGGCAGTCGCGGTCAAGATGAACCGTGATGCAACTATGGAGGATCTGCTGACGAAGTTGCCGGGGATCGTCGTCACGAACGGCACCGTGACAGTCGGCGGCGAAACCGTCCAGCGTGTCCTCGTCGACGGAAGACCGTACTTCGGCGACGATCCGACTCTCGCGATTCGCAATCTCCCTGCTGAGGTGATCGACAGGATCCAGGTTTTCGATCAAATGAGCGATCAAGCGCAA
Above is a genomic segment from Candidatus Acidiferrales bacterium containing:
- a CDS encoding TIGR01777 family oxidoreductase, with the protein product MKIAVTGATGFIGKGLIDFLIEENNRVIALSRNPGRARSLLGNRLEAIEWSFNNMNGLLKELDNSDAIVNLAGENIGSSIWTKNKRKKIKDSRVKGGQLISELIRLMKNPPQVLIQASAVGYYGTRGEEILTENSEGGSGFLPEVAREWEKSTAAVETSGVRCVIIRSGVVLSSGGGAFPKLASSYKYHTGTMLGSGRQWMPWIHYEDEINAIYFLIKNSASSGIYNLVAPVPARMTEVCKQIGPTLFRIPKSLVKLFLGKLAEETILVSQRVVPERLSKDGFQFKFKTVEEAVADIRPKN